AGGTCGGCTTCGCCGGCCGGCAGGCGCACCCGATGAAAGATCAGCCCGGCCACGGCCAGGCCCACTGCACCCGCCACCAGCGTGGCCGGCACGCCGACCTGCTGCGCGACCAGGCCCCAGCCCAGGCTGCCGGCCGCCATCGCGCCGTTGAACACCGTGAGGTAGACGGCCAGGCCGCGTCCGCGCACCCAGTTCGGCAGGATCGATTGCGCCACGCCATTGAGCGTGGTGAGCGCGATGATCCAGCCCAGGCCCAGCACCAGCAGCAACAGCACCGCAAGCCACTGCGGCGGCGCGAAGACCAGGCTGCCCATCACGCCGGCGGTGAGCAGCGAAGCCAGCAGCAGCATGCCGTCGGCGTCGAGCCGTGCGCGCAGCCGCGGCATCACGAGCGCGCCGCCGATGGCACCCGCACCCACGGCGCCGAGCAGGATGCCGTAGAAGCCCGCGCTGCCGCCGAGCATCTGGCGCGCCACCAGCGGCAGCAGCGCCCACACCGAGCTGGCAAAGAGGAAGAACACCGCCGCGCGCAGCAGCACGCGGTGCAGCTCGCGGCTGGCGCGCGTGTAGCGCAGGCCGGCGCGGAAGGCACCGAGGAAGTTCTCGGACAGGCCGCTGTCGACGGCCGCCGGACGTTTCCACCACAGCAGCGCCGCGATCACGAATGCGTAGCTGAGCACGTCGATGCCGTAGGTGACGGCGGCACCGAAGCTCGCGAGGATCAGGCCGCCCGCGGCCGGCCCGATGGAGCGTGCGATGTTGATGCCCAGCGAGTTCAGCGCCACCGCGCCCTTGAGCTCGGCGCGCGGCACCAGCTCGGGCACGATCGACTGCCAGGTCGGCCCCATGAGCGCGGCGCCGATGCCGCCCACGAACGTCAGCGCGACCAGATACTCGACCGTGAGCGCGCCGGTGTGCGAGAGCACCAGCAGCGTGCCGCTCACGGCCGCCAGCACCAGCTGCACGAAGATCAGGAAGCGCCGCCGGTCGAGGATGTCGGAGAGCACCCCGGCCGGGATCGCAAGCAGGAAAATCGGCAGCGTGGCCGCGGTCTGGATCAGCGCCACCGCGGTCGGGCTGGCCGACAGGTCGGTCACCAGCCAGGAACTCGCCACGTCGCGCATGAAGCTGCCGATATTGCCGAGCACGGTGGCCGCCCACAGCACGGCAAAGACCGGCTGGCGCAAGGGCGCGAAGGCGCCGGGCGGTGCGGGAGCGACAGCGGCGCCTTGGGGTGAATCAGACATGGGCATGCTCTTTCAGGTCGAGCCAGGCGACGAGCAGAAAGCCGCCGACCAGGCCCAGGTGTTCGAAGAAGGAATTGGCTGCCATGAAGCGCTCCGGCTGCGGCATCTCCCAGAAGCGCAGCGCAACGAAGGTCGCCATCAAGGTGAAGCCCGCCAGCGCCAGTGCGCCAAGCCAGCGATGAAAGCCCGTGAGGATGAGCGCCGCCGCGCCGAGCTCCAGCACGATCACCGCCGCGGCCAGCGGCCCCGCGGGCGAGAGGCCGAAATGGTTCATCTCGGCGATGGCCGCGTGGAAGTCCATCGCCTTGTTGAGCCCGCCCTGCAGGTAGGCCGCGCACAGCAGCAGCAAGGCGACCCAGCGCACCGCGGCTGAGGTGGTCCAGCGTATCGTCGTCATCACACCGCCCAGCAGGCGCAGCCCAGCGCGCCCCAGAAGCTCTTGAGGTCGGCGATCGGCAGCTTGCTGCTCCAGGCCGTCGCATGCTGGTGGCCGTGCACGTTGCAGTTGTTGGCGCAGGCGCAGGCCGCGGCGGCGTTGCGCAGCACCTTCTGCATCGGGGCGCCTTCGGCGCTGCCCGCGGCATCGGCCCAGCCGGCATAGCCGCCGAAGGTGCGCGCGGGCGACCAGTCGGGCATGGCCGGCGGCGGCGCGCCCTCGTCGTGCGCGGCGAAGGGGCCGGCGCCGTAGACCACCTTGCCGCCCACCAGGGTGAGCAGCGCGGTGGTGTCGGCAATCTCCGATTCGGCGCAGGCGAAGTAGTCGCGGTCGGGCACCACGAGGTCGGCGAGCATGCCGGCCTCGATGCGGCCCTTCTTGCCGACCTCGTTGGAGAACCAGGTCACGTTCTCGGTCCACATGCGCAGTGCGCCTTCGCGGTCGAGGCAGTTGCGCTGCGGATACAGCTGCATGCCGCCCACCGTCTTGCCGGTGACCAGCCACGACAGCGACACCCACGGGTTGTACGAGGCGACGCGCGTGGCGTCGGTGCCGGCCGACACCTTCAGGCCGCGCTCGAGCATGCGCCTGACCGGCGGCGTGGCCTCGGCTGCGCCGTGGCCGTAGCGCTCGACGAAATACTCGCCCTGGTAGGCCATGCGGTGCTGCACCGCGACGCCGCCGCCCAGCGCGGCAATGCGGTCCATCGACTGCTCGGAGATGGTCTCGGCATGGTCGAAGAACCAGTTCAGGCCCGCGAGCGGCGTGTCCTGGTTGACGCGCTCGAACACGTCGAGCGCGCGGCTGATGGTTTCGTCGTAGGTGGCGTGCATGCGCCACGGCCAGCGGTTCTGCGCGAGGATGCGCACCACGTCCTCGAGCTCGCCTTCCATCTCGGGCGCCATGTCGGGCCGCGGCTGGCGGAAGTCCTCGAAGTCGGCGGCCGAGAACACCAGCATCTCGCCCGCGCCGTTGTGGCGGAAGTAGTCGTCGCCCTGCTTGTACGTCGAGTTGGCAGTCCAGTTGAGGAAGTCTTCCTTCTCGGCCTTGGGCTTCTGCGTGAACAGGTTGTAGGCCAGCCGGATGGTGAGCTGGCCGTCGTCGGCCAGCTTCTGGATCACGGTGTAGTCGTCGGGGTAGTTCTGGTTGCCGCCGCCCGCGTCGATGGCGCCAGTCACGCCCAGGCGGTTGAGCTCGCGCATGAAGTGGCGCGTGGAATTGAGCTGGTAGTCGAAGGGCAGCTTCGGGCCCTTGGCCAGCGTGGCGTAGAGGATGGCGGCGTTGGGCTTGGCCAGCAGCAGGCCGGTCGGGTTGCCGGCCGCGTCGCGCACGATCTCACCGCCGGGCGGCGCGGGCGTGTCCTTGGTGTAGCCGACGGCGCGCAGCGCGGCACCGTTGAGCAGTGCGCGGTCGTACAGGTGCAGGATGAACACCGGCGTGTCGGGCGCCACCGCATTGAGTTCCGCAATGGTCGGCAGGCGCTTCTCGGCGAACTGGTGCTCGGTGAAGCCACCGACCACGCGCACCCATTGCGGCGCCGGCGTGACGGCCACCTGGCGCCTGAGCATGCCCATGGCGTCGGCCAGGCTGCGCACGCCGTCCCAGCGCAGCTCCATGTTGAAGTTGAGCCCGCCGCGGATGATGTGCAGGTGGTTGTCGATCAGGCCCGGCAGCACGCGCTTGCCCTGCAGGTCGATCACGCGGGTGTGGCTGCGGGCGAGCGGCAGGATGTCCTCGGCCCGGCCCACGTGCGTGAAGCGGCCGTCCTTGATGGCCACCGCATCGGCCGTGGGATTGGCGCGGTCGAGGGTGGTGAACAGCCCGCGGTGCAGGATCAGGTCGGGGGTCTTCTCGGTGTCAGCCATTGCGGGGCTCCTTCGAAGATGCGGCGTCGGTCGCGGCGGTGGGCAGGCATTTCGGCAGCTCGCCGAACACATGCGGCTTGACCTGGTGGTGCAGCCAGGACGCGGCCACGGCCTGCGGCCCGACCAGGCTCTTCACCAGCGGCGGAATCTGCTCGCCCAGCAGGATACCGAGCAATCCCACCAGCGCGATGACCGGCGGCGCCGGCGAGCGCACCTGGAAGAGCGCATAGATCACGCCGACCAGAAGGCCGAGCGCAAGGGAAACGACATAGGGCTTCATGGCCGGGCCTTCCTTCTCTTCTATCCCGCTCAGCCTTCGTGCGCGCCGAACATGGTCTTGGCGTAGGTCACGCCCAGGCCGTAGGCGCCGCCCACCTTCTTCGCGATGCCGGTGGTCAGCTCGTAGGTGTCGCCGCGCGCCCAGTCGCGCTGCAGTTCGAGCAGGTACTGCAGCGAGGTCATCGGCTGCGCGCCGGCCTGCACCATGCGCTCCATCGCGCGGTTGTGTGCCTCGGCCGAGACATCGCCGCAGGCGTCGGCGATCACGTACACCTCGAAGCCCTGGTCGAGCGCCGACAGCGCCGGGCCGACGATGCACACGCTGGTCCACAGGCCCGCGAGCACGATGCGCGGCTTGCCGATCTCGTTGACGCGCTCGATCACGGCCGCGTCTTCCCAGGTGTTCATCGAGGTGCGGTCGAGCATCTTCTGGCCCGGGAAGGCGTCGGTGATCTCGCTGAACATCGGGCCCGAGAAGCTCTTCTCGGCCACCGTGGTCAGGATGGTCGAGACCTTGAAGCCGGCCGCGGCCTGCGCCACCAGCGCGGCGTTGTTGCGCAGGTTCACCGCATCGATCGAGTGCGTGGCAAAGGCCATCTGCGACTGGAAGTCGATCATCACCAGCGTGTGGTCGGTGGGGGTGAGCAGCTTGGCGCCGGCGGTGGGGGTGGCTTTGAGGGACATGGGAAGCTCCTTTGGGGTTGAGTGGATGTTCGATTCGATTCACAATTGCTTTCGGAGGAAATCTCCTTGGCATGGGCTCAATCATCGGGGCCATTTCATCCGTCATCGACGAAACTTTTCACCATCAATGATCGAAGTTTTCGATCATTGCCTTTTCGAGGATTGCCGCGTGCTCAAACTCAGCCTGGAAGCCATCGAGGTCGTCGACGCCATTGCGCGGCACGGTTCCTTCGCCGCCGCCGCCGCGCGCCTGAACAAGGTGCCCTCCACCATCTCGTACGCGGTGGGCAAGCTGGAGGAGCAGCTGGGCATGCTGCTGTTCGAGCGCAACGGCCCGCGTGTGACCCTCACCGGCGCGGGCGAGGAAATGCTCAAGGAAGGCCGCTGGCTGCTCAGCGCCGCGAGCGACCTCGAATCGCGCATGCGGCAGATCGCCACCGGCTACGAGTCGGAGCTGCGGCTGGTGCACGACTCGCTCATTCCCACCGAGGCGCTGATCGGCGACATCCGCGCCTTCGAGGACCTGCGCTGCGGCACGCGGCTGCGCGTGGGCTGCGAGGCGCTCACGGGCAGCTGGGAGGCGCTGCGCGAGGGCCGCGCCGACATCGTGATTGCCGCGGGCGAAGGCCCGGCCGGCGGCGGCTACCAGGCCGTGGCCGTGGGCAGCCTGGAGTTCGCGTTCTGCGTGGCGCCCACGCACCCGCTCACGCGGCTGGGCCGGCCGGTGCAGCGCGGCGACCTGCTGGAGTGCAACGCCATCGTGGTGGGCGACAGCGCGCGCACGCTGTCGGAGCGCACGGTGGGCCTGCTCGCGGGCCAGCCGCGCATCACCGTGCCGTCGATGGCCGCGAAGATCGCCTGCCAGGTGGCCGGGCTGGGCCATGGCTTCCTGCCGCGCGCCTGCATCGTGAACGAGCTCAGGCGAGGCACGCTGGTGGAACTGCCGACCGAAGAGCCGCGCCCGCCCGAGGCCTTCTGGCTCGCATGGAAGACCAATGCGCAGGGCCAGGCGCTGCGCTGGTGGCGGGAGCGGATGAACCGCACGCTGATACCGGCGCTGCTGCCGCGCTCGCCCTGAGCGGCCGCACCGGCAAGCCCGCCGCGAGACTCAGTCCGCGGTCGCGCCCGACTTCTTCACCAGCTCGGCCCAGCGCGGGATCTCGCGCGCCATGTGGTCGCGCAGTTCCTCCGGCGTGCTGCCGACGATCTCCATGGCCAACTGGCCCGAGAGCTTGGCCTGCACGTCAGGCTGCTTCAGCGCCTTCACAATCTCGGCATTCAGGCGCTGCACGATGGGCCTGGGCGTGCCCTTGGGCGCATACACGGCCTGCCAGGACGACATCTCGAAGCCCGGCACGCCCGACTCGATCATGGTCGGCAGTTCCGGCACCAGCGCGATGCGCTTGCCGGTGGTCACGGCCAGCAGCTTGAGCCGGCCGCTCTTGACGAGCGGCAGCGCGGCCGTCACCTGGTCGAACATGAAGGGCACCAGGCCCGACGCGACATCGGTCATGGCGGGCGGCGTGCCCTTGTACGGCACGTGCGTGAGCTTGACGCCGATCATGTCGGCGAACATCTCGCCCGCCAGGTGCGTCGAGGTGCCGGCGCCGGACGAGGCGAAGGTGCGCTTGGATTCGTCCTTCTTGAGCAGCGCGATCAGCTCGGCCACCGAGTTCACGCCGAGCTCGCTGTTGACGATCAGCACGTTGGGCAGCCGGCCGACCAGCGACACGGGCTCGAAGTCCTTCATCGGGTCATAGGGCAGCTTCTTGTAGAGGCTGGCGTTGATGGCGTGCGTGCTGATGGTGCCGCCGAACAGCGTGTAGCCGTCGGGCGCGGCCTTGGCCACGTAGGCCGCGCCGATGCCGCCGGCCTGCCCCGGCTTGTTGTCCACCACCACCGACTGGTGAAGGCTCTCCTGCAGCTTGTTCGACAGGATGCGGCCCACGATATCGGTGGAGCCGCCGGCCGTGAAGGGCACGACGTAAGTGATGGGCTTGGCCGTGGGCCACTCGGCCTGCGCGAGGGCCGCGGCCGGGGCCAATGCAAGTGAGGATGCGAGTGCGGCAAACAGAAGGCCGGCGGCGCGTGGGATGAAGGGCATGGTGTTGTCTCTCTTGTCGTTGGTCGTCGTCGGGAAAAGCCGGACTCAGCGCCCGCAGGCCTGGCGCCAGGCGGCGAACTCGGTGCGGCTTTGCTCCTCGGTCGGCGGATAGAGGCCGAGGATGGAGCGGCCCTCGAGCACCTTCTCCTGCACGAAGTCCTCGAAGACCGTCATCTCGGTGGCCTCGGCCGCGATCTCGTCGGCCATGGCCGCCGGAATCACGATGACGCCTTCGGCATCGCCCACCACCACGTCGCCAGGCCACACGGCCACGTCGCCGCAGCCGATCGGCACGTTGATGTCGATGGCCTGGTGCAGGGTCAGGTTGGTGGGCGCGCTCGGGCGCTGGTGGTAGGCCGGAAAGCCGAACCTGGCGATGTCGGGGCTGTCGCGAAAGCCGCCGTCGGTGACCACGCCGGCCACGCCGCGTTTCATGAGCCGGCTCACCAGGATGCCGCCGGCCGAGGCGGCGCGCGCGTCCTTGCGGCTGTCCATCAGCAGCACCGCGCCCACCGGGCACTGCTCCACGGCCTGGCGCTGCGGGTGGTTGCGGTCGTTGAACACGGTGATGGGGTTCAGGTCTTCGCGCGCCGGCATGTAGCGCAGCGTGAAGGCCTCGCCGACCATGTTGGGCAGGCTCGCATCGAGCGGATGCACGTCCTGGATGAACTGGTTGCGCAGTCCGCGCTTGAACAGCGCCGTGCACAGGGTGGCGGTGCTGA
This genomic window from Variovorax sp. V93 contains:
- a CDS encoding MFS transporter; its protein translation is MSDSPQGAAVAPAPPGAFAPLRQPVFAVLWAATVLGNIGSFMRDVASSWLVTDLSASPTAVALIQTAATLPIFLLAIPAGVLSDILDRRRFLIFVQLVLAAVSGTLLVLSHTGALTVEYLVALTFVGGIGAALMGPTWQSIVPELVPRAELKGAVALNSLGINIARSIGPAAGGLILASFGAAVTYGIDVLSYAFVIAALLWWKRPAAVDSGLSENFLGAFRAGLRYTRASRELHRVLLRAAVFFLFASSVWALLPLVARQMLGGSAGFYGILLGAVGAGAIGGALVMPRLRARLDADGMLLLASLLTAGVMGSLVFAPPQWLAVLLLLVLGLGWIIALTTLNGVAQSILPNWVRGRGLAVYLTVFNGAMAAGSLGWGLVAQQVGVPATLVAGAVGLAVAGLIFHRVRLPAGEADLQPSNHWPEPLLAQPVANDRGPVMVQVEYRIRQEDRVAFLAVMKRLSLERRRDGAYAWGLTEHTGDPERVMEWFLVESWAEHLRQHHRVSHADADLQGEAMRFHIGPGRPEVHHFLSL
- a CDS encoding DoxX family protein; protein product: MTTIRWTTSAAVRWVALLLLCAAYLQGGLNKAMDFHAAIAEMNHFGLSPAGPLAAAVIVLELGAAALILTGFHRWLGALALAGFTLMATFVALRFWEMPQPERFMAANSFFEHLGLVGGFLLVAWLDLKEHAHV
- a CDS encoding amidohydrolase → MADTEKTPDLILHRGLFTTLDRANPTADAVAIKDGRFTHVGRAEDILPLARSHTRVIDLQGKRVLPGLIDNHLHIIRGGLNFNMELRWDGVRSLADAMGMLRRQVAVTPAPQWVRVVGGFTEHQFAEKRLPTIAELNAVAPDTPVFILHLYDRALLNGAALRAVGYTKDTPAPPGGEIVRDAAGNPTGLLLAKPNAAILYATLAKGPKLPFDYQLNSTRHFMRELNRLGVTGAIDAGGGNQNYPDDYTVIQKLADDGQLTIRLAYNLFTQKPKAEKEDFLNWTANSTYKQGDDYFRHNGAGEMLVFSAADFEDFRQPRPDMAPEMEGELEDVVRILAQNRWPWRMHATYDETISRALDVFERVNQDTPLAGLNWFFDHAETISEQSMDRIAALGGGVAVQHRMAYQGEYFVERYGHGAAEATPPVRRMLERGLKVSAGTDATRVASYNPWVSLSWLVTGKTVGGMQLYPQRNCLDREGALRMWTENVTWFSNEVGKKGRIEAGMLADLVVPDRDYFACAESEIADTTALLTLVGGKVVYGAGPFAAHDEGAPPPAMPDWSPARTFGGYAGWADAAGSAEGAPMQKVLRNAAAACACANNCNVHGHQHATAWSSKLPIADLKSFWGALGCACWAV
- a CDS encoding DUF1427 family protein, encoding MKPYVVSLALGLLVGVIYALFQVRSPAPPVIALVGLLGILLGEQIPPLVKSLVGPQAVAASWLHHQVKPHVFGELPKCLPTAATDAASSKEPRNG
- a CDS encoding hydrolase — protein: MSLKATPTAGAKLLTPTDHTLVMIDFQSQMAFATHSIDAVNLRNNAALVAQAAAGFKVSTILTTVAEKSFSGPMFSEITDAFPGQKMLDRTSMNTWEDAAVIERVNEIGKPRIVLAGLWTSVCIVGPALSALDQGFEVYVIADACGDVSAEAHNRAMERMVQAGAQPMTSLQYLLELQRDWARGDTYELTTGIAKKVGGAYGLGVTYAKTMFGAHEG
- a CDS encoding LysR family transcriptional regulator, with product MLKLSLEAIEVVDAIARHGSFAAAAARLNKVPSTISYAVGKLEEQLGMLLFERNGPRVTLTGAGEEMLKEGRWLLSAASDLESRMRQIATGYESELRLVHDSLIPTEALIGDIRAFEDLRCGTRLRVGCEALTGSWEALREGRADIVIAAGEGPAGGGYQAVAVGSLEFAFCVAPTHPLTRLGRPVQRGDLLECNAIVVGDSARTLSERTVGLLAGQPRITVPSMAAKIACQVAGLGHGFLPRACIVNELRRGTLVELPTEEPRPPEAFWLAWKTNAQGQALRWWRERMNRTLIPALLPRSP
- a CDS encoding Bug family tripartite tricarboxylate transporter substrate binding protein translates to MPFIPRAAGLLFAALASSLALAPAAALAQAEWPTAKPITYVVPFTAGGSTDIVGRILSNKLQESLHQSVVVDNKPGQAGGIGAAYVAKAAPDGYTLFGGTISTHAINASLYKKLPYDPMKDFEPVSLVGRLPNVLIVNSELGVNSVAELIALLKKDESKRTFASSGAGTSTHLAGEMFADMIGVKLTHVPYKGTPPAMTDVASGLVPFMFDQVTAALPLVKSGRLKLLAVTTGKRIALVPELPTMIESGVPGFEMSSWQAVYAPKGTPRPIVQRLNAEIVKALKQPDVQAKLSGQLAMEIVGSTPEELRDHMAREIPRWAELVKKSGATAD
- a CDS encoding ribonuclease activity regulator RraA, with translation MNPQTREKLMKVSTATLCTALFKRGLRNQFIQDVHPLDASLPNMVGEAFTLRYMPAREDLNPITVFNDRNHPQRQAVEQCPVGAVLLMDSRKDARAASAGGILVSRLMKRGVAGVVTDGGFRDSPDIARFGFPAYHQRPSAPTNLTLHQAIDINVPIGCGDVAVWPGDVVVGDAEGVIVIPAAMADEIAAEATEMTVFEDFVQEKVLEGRSILGLYPPTEEQSRTEFAAWRQACGR